The proteins below come from a single Roseiflexus sp. RS-1 genomic window:
- a CDS encoding Cof-type HAD-IIB family hydrolase, with product MLFRLIALDLDGTVIDRDLVIHPDVRETIAAVQARGIHVTLATGRMFNAAMPFARELDIRAPIICYQGALVRHPLTGETLYHATMPADLAAAAVHALLDADIFVIAYIHDVHYIAAHRSELEAYLAFHPEENEIVVAPDLERLVARMAPTKLLFVAEPQVVERELARLSDRFGEALAIIRSHAIFGELTAPHVSKGQALATLAESLGVAREEVMAIGDQENDLSMITWAGLGLAMGNAVPAVRAQAHAVLPPVGEAGVACALRRYVLNCTS from the coding sequence ATGCTTTTCCGATTAATCGCCCTTGATCTCGATGGCACCGTGATTGACCGTGATCTGGTCATTCACCCCGATGTGCGTGAAACGATTGCCGCAGTTCAGGCGCGCGGCATTCATGTGACCCTGGCGACCGGGCGTATGTTTAACGCAGCGATGCCGTTTGCGCGCGAACTCGACATCCGTGCGCCGATCATCTGCTACCAGGGTGCGCTGGTGCGCCATCCGCTCACCGGTGAGACGCTGTACCACGCGACGATGCCTGCCGATCTCGCTGCTGCGGCAGTGCACGCGCTGCTCGATGCCGATATCTTCGTGATCGCCTATATTCACGATGTTCACTACATCGCTGCGCATCGATCTGAACTCGAAGCGTACCTGGCGTTCCACCCGGAGGAGAACGAGATTGTCGTCGCACCCGATCTGGAGCGTCTGGTTGCACGAATGGCGCCGACCAAACTCCTGTTTGTGGCAGAGCCGCAGGTTGTCGAACGTGAGCTGGCGCGACTGAGCGACCGGTTTGGCGAGGCGCTGGCGATTATTCGTTCACATGCCATCTTTGGCGAACTCACAGCGCCGCACGTCAGCAAAGGGCAGGCGCTGGCGACGCTGGCGGAGTCACTGGGTGTTGCGCGCGAAGAGGTGATGGCGATCGGTGATCAGGAGAACGATCTTTCGATGATCACCTGGGCCGGGTTGGGTCTGGCAATGGGCAATGCCGTTCCTGCCGTGCGCGCGCAGGCGCACGCCGTTCTGCCGCCGGTCGGCGAGGCAGGCGTTGCCTGCGCTTTGCGGCGCTACGTGCTGAATTGCACGTCCTGA
- the prmC gene encoding peptide chain release factor N(5)-glutamine methyltransferase, producing the protein MTGSALRVTLADAIVWAVETLRDASETPRLDAEVLLAHTLGWSRARVLSRLEEPFTDESLHQFRTLILRRAAREPVAYLVGRKEFYGLEFVVDRRVLVPRPETETLVDAALEWAKHRPAPLVIADIGTGSGCIAVALAVHLPQAHIYAIDLSRDALAVARQNVIRHHVDASVTLLNGDLLAPLPQPVDLLVSNPPYTVLNEVDPGVRMHEPHLALDGGSDGLAVYRRLFAAAPSALRPGGALMLEIGATQARAVVDLARQAFPEAVIRVRQDLAGRDRVVICFSD; encoded by the coding sequence GTGACAGGTTCTGCCCTTCGCGTCACGCTTGCCGACGCTATTGTCTGGGCGGTCGAAACGCTGCGTGACGCGAGTGAGACGCCGCGCCTGGACGCTGAGGTGCTGCTGGCGCATACGCTGGGATGGTCACGCGCACGGGTGCTGTCCAGGCTTGAGGAACCCTTTACCGACGAATCGCTCCATCAGTTTCGCACGCTGATACTGCGCCGCGCCGCGCGTGAACCGGTCGCCTACCTGGTTGGGCGGAAAGAGTTCTATGGTCTTGAGTTTGTCGTAGACCGGCGCGTGCTCGTGCCGCGCCCCGAAACCGAAACGCTGGTCGATGCGGCGCTGGAATGGGCAAAACACCGCCCCGCCCCGCTCGTGATCGCAGATATCGGTACGGGGAGCGGATGTATCGCTGTCGCGCTGGCAGTTCACCTTCCTCAGGCGCATATTTATGCCATCGATCTTTCCCGCGATGCGCTGGCGGTTGCCCGGCAGAATGTCATACGTCATCACGTTGACGCCAGCGTGACGCTTCTGAACGGCGACTTGCTGGCGCCGTTGCCGCAACCGGTCGATCTGCTGGTCAGTAATCCTCCGTATACCGTTCTCAACGAGGTTGATCCCGGTGTACGCATGCACGAACCGCACCTGGCGCTCGACGGCGGGAGTGATGGTCTTGCGGTCTATCGTCGTTTGTTTGCGGCAGCGCCGTCAGCGCTGCGACCCGGCGGTGCACTGATGCTGGAGATTGGCGCAACCCAGGCGCGTGCGGTCGTCGATCTGGCGCGGCAGGCGTTTCCCGAAGCAGTCATTCGCGTCCGACAAGACCTTGCCGGACGTGATCGAGTGGTGATATGCTTTTCCGATTAA